In one Bactrocera tryoni isolate S06 chromosome 5, CSIRO_BtryS06_freeze2, whole genome shotgun sequence genomic region, the following are encoded:
- the LOC120778542 gene encoding protein embryonic gonad, protein MIINLMNQLCKVCGEPAAGFHFGAFTCEGCKSFFGRTYNNISAIAGCKNNGDCVINKKNRTACKACRLRKCLLVGMSKSGSRYGRRSNWFKIHCLLQEQQSVPGNGPGGGGGPGGGGSISDNNANRASFEQLARLHQLQARQTYQDKTNPCIKSASMSPTALALSAAAAAAVAANSRGSPQPPPAQHNLLSSAAKFLNGVADSGRHHAHQQHQLQQQQQQVTQQQLQHSAQQHQHLHHLPAFGYGGKAETRLSETPSDSGASSAGDAADDARSSVSGRQERNCNSAQHLAALTYDDLEEAEARERRHQQLLQIYRSHSEPLRSPFAHFALPPHISPLAAPPGTLLSATNIAVSPPAHLMPAALKEEIKRLSEAASAAAAAAASAASVAVADGTSNNDAQEEPIDLSFKGREIERHWAAARSSYERQLAHGEGNSLTSTTPPPSSASPTALGTAAHAALTHAVIHKPTPLDLTSVRSQTLTG, encoded by the coding sequence TCCTTCTTCGGCCGCACCTACAACAACATATCCGCCATTGCCGGCTGCAAAAACAATGGCGATTGCGTCATCAACAAAAAGAATCGCACGGCCTGCAAAGCGTGTCGCCTACGCAAGTGCCTACTGGTAGGCATGTCGAAGAGCGGCTCCCGCTACGGCCGACGTTCGAATTGGTTTAAAATACACTGTTTGCTGCAAGAGCAACAAAGTGTGCCAGGCAATGGACCAGGCGGCGGCGGTGGTCCCGGTGGTGGTGGCAGCATAAGTGACAATAATGCCAATAGAGCAAGCTTCGAACAATTGGCGCGTTTACATCAGCTGCAAGCGCGTCAAACCTATCAAGACAAGACGAATCCCTGCATCAAATCGGCCAGCATGTCACCAACAGCTTTGGCGCTGAGCGCTGCGGCAGCAGCCGCCGTCGCCGCCAATAGCAGAGGCTCGCCACAACCGCCGCCAGCGCAACACAATCTACTCAGCTCGGCGGCGAAATTTCTTAATGGCGTTGCTGATAGCGGCAGGCACCACGCGCATCAACAGCATCAgttacaacagcagcaacaacaggtGACGCAACAGCAGCTACAACATAGCGCGCAACAACACCAGCATCTGCATCATTTACCCGCATTCGGCTATGGCGGCAAGGCGGAGACGCGCCTCAGCGAAACACCCAGCGATTCAGGCGCGTCGTCTGCCGGCGATGCAGCGGACGATGCGCGCAGCAGCGTTTCGGGCCGTCAGGAGCGCAATTGTAATTCAGCGCAACATCTTGCTGCATTGACGTATGACGATTTAGAAGAGGCCGAAGCGCGTGAGCGTCGTCACCAACAACTGTTGCAAATTTATCGCTCGCACTCAGAACCGCTGCGCAGTCCTTTCGCGCATTTTGCGCTACCACCGCACATATCACCGCTAGCCGCACCACCGGGCACACTGCTCTCCGCCACTAATATTGCTGTTAGTCCACCTGCTCACCTCATGCCTGCTGCTTTGAAGGAAGAAATTAAGCGCCTAAGCGAGGCGGCATCGGCTGCcgcggcagcagcagcatcagCGGCCTCTGTAGCAGTAGCTGATGGCACGTCTAACAATGATGCGCAAGAGGAGCCCATAGACTTGTCATTTAAGGGACGCGAAATCGAACGACACTGGGCGGCAGCGCGCTCCAGCTATGAGCGGCAACTGGCGCATGGCGAAGGAAATTCGCTCACGTCCACAACACCACCGCCCTCGTCCGCATCACCTACAGCGTTGGGTACGGCGGCGCATGCAGCGCTCACGCATGCTGTGATACACAAGCCAACTCCACTAGACTTGACATCGGTGCGCTCGCAGACGCTAACGGGTTAG